The proteins below come from a single Streptomyces sp. B3I8 genomic window:
- a CDS encoding ATP/GTP-binding protein, translating into MGSATSELPSQRTPLTDAAETGLKIVVVGGFGVGKTTLVRSVSEIRPLNTEEVMTQAGQDVDRTAGVEGKTTTTVAFDFGRISLNQRMVLYLFGAPGQERFWFLWDRLFAGTLGAVVLVDTRRMTDSWYAIDRLEHHKTPFVVAVNRFDGDESRFSLEEIRQALALGDHVPMVDCDARVRSSGKEVLITLVDHLHSLALTREKTS; encoded by the coding sequence ATGGGCTCCGCAACCTCTGAGCTGCCGTCCCAGCGCACGCCGCTGACCGACGCGGCCGAGACCGGCCTGAAGATCGTCGTCGTGGGCGGCTTCGGTGTGGGCAAGACGACGCTGGTCCGCTCCGTCAGCGAGATCCGGCCGCTGAACACCGAGGAGGTGATGACGCAGGCCGGGCAGGACGTCGACCGGACCGCCGGCGTGGAGGGCAAGACGACGACGACCGTCGCCTTCGACTTCGGGCGCATCAGCCTGAACCAGCGGATGGTGCTCTACCTGTTCGGCGCACCGGGCCAGGAACGTTTCTGGTTCCTGTGGGACCGGCTCTTCGCCGGCACCCTGGGCGCGGTGGTCCTCGTGGACACACGGCGCATGACGGACTCCTGGTACGCCATCGACCGGCTCGAACACCACAAGACACCGTTCGTCGTGGCCGTCAACCGGTTCGACGGCGACGAGAGCCGTTTCTCGCTCGAGGAGATCCGCCAGGCCCTGGCACTGGGCGACCACGTGCCGATGGTCGACTGCGACGCGCGGGTCAGATCATCGGGCAAGGAAGTCCTGATCACTCTCGTGGACCACCTCCACTCGCTGGCACTGACCCGGGAGAAGACCTCGTGA
- a CDS encoding DUF742 domain-containing protein, translated as MSRKPVDVGDPDRLYTVTGGRSEADEAFDLVTLIVSECEPAPGMQSEHVRILELCRHPTALVEISAELRLPVTVVRILLGDLHALGKVTARHPRTARSAADLPETAMLQEVLHGLRNL; from the coding sequence GTGAGCCGCAAACCCGTGGACGTCGGCGACCCGGACCGGCTCTACACGGTGACAGGCGGGCGCAGCGAGGCCGACGAAGCGTTCGACCTCGTGACCCTGATCGTCAGCGAGTGCGAACCGGCCCCGGGCATGCAGTCCGAACACGTGCGGATCCTGGAACTGTGCCGGCATCCCACCGCGCTCGTGGAGATCTCGGCCGAACTCAGGCTGCCCGTCACGGTCGTACGTATCCTGCTGGGCGATCTCCATGCCCTGGGCAAGGTGACAGCCCGCCACCCCCGCACCGCGAGGTCCGCAGCGGACCTCCCCGAAACCGCCATGCTCCAGGAGGTGCTCCATGGGCTCCGCAACCTCTGA